Proteins encoded together in one Calditrichota bacterium window:
- the cydB gene encoding cytochrome d ubiquinol oxidase subunit II, protein MLDLNTIWFVLVAVLLIGYAILDGFDFGVGVLHFFAKTDTERRIHMNSIGPVWDGNEVWLITGGGALFAAFPPVYAAVFSGFYLALILLLFALIFRAVSIEFRSKVDSPAWRKFWDRGFGIGSLLPPILLGTALGNVLRGVPLDSTGHYAGTFFGLLNPFSVLVGILTLVLFTAHGGIWLAMKSEGELHERTRARIPGFWTASVALFAVTTIIAVNAVPGLVNRATANPLTWLFAVLLLLCAVLVYAFVKTDKLVSAFVSSSGFIASAFALAALSLFPNMLPASNDPSLSLTIYNASSTPLTLKIMLYIALGGMPFVIAYTIFIYRVFRGKVRLTTDSY, encoded by the coding sequence ATGCTTGATCTGAACACGATTTGGTTTGTTCTGGTCGCGGTCTTGCTAATTGGATATGCGATTCTTGACGGCTTCGATTTTGGTGTGGGCGTCTTGCATTTCTTCGCGAAGACTGATACTGAGCGCCGCATTCACATGAATTCCATCGGCCCCGTCTGGGACGGCAACGAAGTCTGGCTAATCACCGGCGGCGGCGCGCTCTTCGCCGCCTTTCCGCCCGTTTATGCCGCGGTCTTCAGCGGTTTCTACCTTGCGTTGATTCTGCTCCTGTTTGCATTGATCTTCCGCGCTGTCTCGATTGAATTCAGAAGCAAAGTCGACAGCCCGGCCTGGCGAAAGTTCTGGGATCGAGGTTTCGGGATCGGAAGTCTCTTGCCGCCGATATTGCTGGGAACCGCGCTCGGCAACGTCTTGCGTGGTGTTCCGCTTGATTCAACGGGACACTATGCGGGAACATTCTTCGGGCTGCTTAATCCGTTTTCGGTGTTGGTCGGAATTCTCACGCTGGTTTTGTTCACCGCTCACGGCGGCATTTGGCTCGCCATGAAATCCGAAGGTGAATTGCACGAAAGAACTCGCGCGAGAATTCCCGGATTTTGGACCGCGTCTGTCGCCCTTTTCGCGGTGACCACGATCATTGCGGTAAATGCCGTTCCCGGCTTGGTGAATCGCGCGACCGCGAATCCGCTGACGTGGCTGTTCGCCGTTTTGCTCTTGCTCTGCGCCGTGCTTGTTTACGCTTTCGTGAAAACCGACAAATTGGTGTCCGCGTTCGTATCTTCCTCAGGCTTCATCGCTTCGGCTTTCGCGCTCGCTGCGCTAAGTCTATTCCCGAATATGCTTCCCGCGAGCAACGATCCCTCGCTGAGTCTTACCATCTACAATGCATCGTCAACGCCGCTCACTTTGAAGATCATGCTCTATATCGCGCTCGGTGGTATGCCGTTTGTGATTGCATATACCATCTTTATCTACCGTGTTTTCCGCGGCAAAGTTCGTCTGACAACCGATAGCTATTAA
- a CDS encoding helix-turn-helix domain-containing protein, which translates to MQSVSPVLLKSPEAAAILGISTTTLHRYVKAGKIECVRFAGNSVYFTQQQLDEFVDRHRKRYSPNPPKSGKTA; encoded by the coding sequence ATGCAGTCTGTTTCACCTGTTTTGCTAAAATCCCCCGAAGCTGCTGCAATACTCGGCATCAGCACGACTACATTGCATCGTTACGTGAAGGCCGGGAAGATCGAGTGCGTCCGATTTGCAGGCAATTCGGTCTATTTTACCCAGCAACAGCTGGACGAGTTCGTTGACCGACATCGGAAACGGTATTCTCCGAATCCACCAAAATCGGGGAAAACGGCATAA
- a CDS encoding site-specific integrase translates to MEGFQKVDLDKSGNEGLTEKSSSRILSDLFAHAAEYSKHNKSPKTSERESTAFQRLLEGIGDIPLVDLSVEVLEKYKAQRLKAVSKSTVNIEIRMLNSAIHQAAEQGWTGLPTRGFKLLRQIDKEPPKWLSREQIKTLLATATGDYRRFIEFCLNTGCRRNEVLEMRWENIDLTRCQLVVIGKMGKRRTIPINNDLSKMLQEWPGKHLGLLFTKFNPNQISMAFKRIREQAGLPSGISVHSLRATFASHLIEQGVDIYTVSRLLGHSSVTVTEKHYLALDPAHARVAVGTLRLTGPPGDEQVD, encoded by the coding sequence TTGGAGGGCTTTCAGAAGGTAGATCTTGACAAAAGCGGGAATGAAGGTCTTACCGAGAAGTCAAGCAGCCGCATTCTGTCTGACCTTTTTGCACATGCCGCTGAATACTCGAAGCACAACAAGAGCCCGAAGACTTCAGAACGTGAGTCTACCGCTTTTCAACGCCTGTTAGAAGGCATTGGCGACATTCCTCTCGTTGATTTGTCGGTAGAGGTCTTGGAAAAGTACAAAGCGCAACGTTTAAAAGCCGTTTCCAAGTCTACTGTGAATATCGAAATCCGCATGTTGAATTCAGCAATTCATCAAGCTGCCGAACAAGGCTGGACAGGTCTGCCAACAAGAGGGTTCAAGCTTCTGCGTCAGATAGACAAAGAGCCTCCAAAGTGGTTGTCCCGAGAGCAGATCAAGACATTGCTGGCAACGGCCACTGGAGATTACCGCCGATTCATCGAGTTCTGTTTGAACACAGGTTGCCGCAGGAATGAAGTACTTGAGATGCGCTGGGAAAACATTGACCTTACGCGTTGCCAGTTGGTTGTGATTGGGAAGATGGGGAAGAGAAGGACAATTCCGATCAATAACGACCTGTCCAAGATGCTGCAGGAGTGGCCCGGAAAACACCTTGGTCTACTGTTCACGAAGTTCAATCCCAATCAGATTTCTATGGCGTTTAAACGAATCCGCGAACAGGCCGGGTTGCCATCGGGGATCAGTGTGCACTCTTTGCGAGCAACATTCGCTTCCCACCTTATCGAACAGGGCGTTGATATCTACACCGTTTCACGTCTTTTGGGCCATAGCAGTGTGACGGTGACTGAAAAGCACTACCTTGCTCTTGATCCAGCTCACGCAAGGGTAGCCGTTGGGACATTGCGGCTTACTGGCCCACCGGGTGATGAGCAAGTTGACTGA
- a CDS encoding cytochrome ubiquinol oxidase subunit I, which produces MDVELLSRIQFAVTIGFHFLFPPVSIGLAWMLVILEGLGWRKNDLDYVKLGKFFGKVLALTFAVGVATGIVMEFQFGTNWSRYSKVVGDIFGAPLAAEGVIAFFLESGFLGLYLFGRDRVSKGLHWFSILMVAVGSTLSAFWIIVANSWQQTPAGFIFNETTQRAELTSFYDAVFNPSTWIRFFHTVDASLITGAFWVAGISAFWLLRNQSSHMAKKSLRIAVIFGLIVAGMEIFPIGHEHGQQVAETQPEKFAAMNGIYSSETGAPIMLFAVPIDHPPDLVAKLQIPGLLSWLAFGDVNATIRGINEFPRENIPPLFLTFVSYHNMVLLGMFFVFIMALSVFMLIRKKLFESRKILRVLLWSMPLPLAACQLGWMAAEVGRQPWIVYHVMRTHDAFSPNVGSGEVLFSLVAFSLLYLFLGAVYIYLLKHKMEAGPDPVQAKEVNHA; this is translated from the coding sequence ATGGATGTTGAACTATTATCGCGGATTCAATTCGCGGTCACCATCGGATTTCACTTTCTCTTCCCACCCGTTTCAATCGGCCTCGCATGGATGCTCGTAATCCTTGAAGGGCTCGGCTGGAGAAAAAATGATCTCGACTATGTAAAACTGGGCAAGTTCTTCGGCAAAGTACTTGCTCTGACTTTCGCCGTCGGTGTCGCGACGGGTATCGTCATGGAGTTCCAATTCGGAACAAATTGGTCGCGCTATTCAAAAGTCGTCGGAGATATTTTCGGCGCGCCGCTGGCCGCAGAAGGAGTGATAGCCTTCTTTCTTGAGTCCGGTTTTTTGGGACTCTATCTTTTCGGCAGAGACCGTGTCAGCAAAGGACTGCACTGGTTTTCAATTTTGATGGTCGCGGTCGGTTCCACTTTGTCCGCATTCTGGATTATTGTTGCAAATTCTTGGCAGCAAACTCCGGCCGGTTTCATTTTCAATGAGACCACGCAACGCGCAGAGCTAACCAGTTTCTACGATGCTGTCTTTAACCCCTCAACGTGGATTCGATTTTTCCACACTGTCGATGCCTCGTTGATCACCGGCGCGTTTTGGGTAGCGGGAATCTCGGCATTTTGGCTGTTGCGAAACCAAAGCTCGCACATGGCCAAGAAATCCCTGCGCATCGCGGTGATCTTTGGCCTAATCGTGGCGGGTATGGAAATTTTCCCCATCGGACACGAGCATGGTCAACAGGTCGCCGAGACTCAACCAGAGAAATTCGCCGCGATGAACGGCATATATTCGTCAGAGACGGGTGCGCCGATCATGCTCTTCGCTGTACCCATTGATCACCCGCCGGATCTTGTGGCTAAACTTCAAATCCCCGGACTGCTGAGTTGGCTCGCTTTCGGTGACGTCAATGCAACAATTCGCGGCATCAACGAATTCCCCCGCGAGAATATTCCGCCGCTGTTTCTCACCTTCGTGTCCTATCACAATATGGTGCTGCTTGGCATGTTCTTCGTGTTCATCATGGCACTGTCCGTGTTTATGCTGATCAGAAAGAAGCTGTTTGAAAGCAGAAAAATATTGCGCGTGCTGTTATGGTCGATGCCTCTGCCGTTGGCCGCCTGTCAACTGGGTTGGATGGCCGCAGAAGTCGGACGACAGCCGTGGATCGTGTATCACGTCATGCGCACGCACGATGCCTTTTCGCCCAACGTCGGTTCCGGCGAAGTACTGTTTTCTCTCGTGGCATTCTCTCTCTTGTATCTGTTTCTCGGCGCAGTCTACATCTATCTCTTGAAACATAAGATGGAAGCCGGTCCCGATCCTGTGCAGGCCAAGGAGGTGAATCATGCTTGA